GATTTTCCGACCAGTTCGTGCAGCCCGCTGATGATGTAATCGGCCTCGGGCAGGGTTTGGGAGGTGCCGATGCCGACAGCTTTCATCCCCGCTCGGTGGGCGGCCTCGACGCCCGCTTCGGCATCTTCATAGACAACGCATTCGCCGGGTTGCAGGCCGAGACTTTTGGCCCCTCGCAGAAAAACTTCAGGGTCGGGCTTGGCGTTGGTTACGCTATTACCGTCGATGACGGCGTCGAAAAGGTCAGTGATATGGAGCTTGTCCAGAATCAGCGGTGCGTTTCGGCTGGCCGAACCGAGAGCGATTCTTACCCCCTGCTCGCGCAAGGACTGGATGTACTCCCGGGCACCGGGCAGAATTTCGTCCTGCGTCATGTGCGAGATGTACTCCACATACCAGTTGTCCTTGAGGATGCTCATGCGTTCGCGCAGGGCCTCGCCGATATCGAACTTGCCCAACTCCAGCAGGATGTCCAGTGAGCGCATGCGACTGACGCCCTTGAGGCGCTCATTGTCGGCTTCGGTGAAGTCGAAGCGCAGTTCGTTGGCCAGGCGTTTCCAGGCCAGGTAGTGGTATTTGGCGGTGTCCACGATCACGCCGTCGAGATCGAAGAGCGCGCCGCGGGCGCGTGAAATGAAGTCGGGCAGATGGTTCATCGGCTCAGCGTTCGGGAAGGTTTTTTCTGGCGGCTTTAACGGTTTCACCCGGCGAGCAGGAGCGTGGGGTACCGTCGAGGTTGAAATCCTGTTGGGCCGTGTTCACGGGGTCGGCGCTGACGCTGATCTCGTCAGTTGTGACGGAGACCGTGAACCACTGCCCCCGTCGGCAGAAGCGGAAGCTCAGCCCCGTCCAGGCCGAGGGCAGACGGGGGGCGATGCAGACGACATCGCCCTCTCCGGTGCGCAGCCCACCGAAGCCGAGCACGGCGGCCATCCAGGCTCCGCCGTTGGCGGCGGGATGGGTCCCTCCGATGTAGAGCGGCCCAACGAACTGCTTGGATTTGCCGGTGAGGTCGATGGTGGCCGTCCTCAGGAAATATTTGTAAGCCCACTCGGTGCGCCCGAGTTCGGCGGCGAGGAGAGCATAGACGCAGGGACTGAGGCTGGAGCCGTGCTCGGTGCGCGGTTCGTAGTAGTCCCAGTTGGCGGCTTTGGTGGCGGCATCGTAACTCCCGGAAAACAGGTGCAGCATGAGCACCACGTCGGCCTGCTTGATGACCTGGGTGGAGGTGGCAACGCCATTGGCCCCGCCCCAGTATTCGTTCGGATCGAGAAGGCGCTCCTTGAGCGCGGCGGGGGTGGAGTCTTCCAGCTTGAAGTAATCGCTGAACTGCTCGATGACCCTGGTCCGGGCGTCGGGGGCTGGGATAAAGAGCTTGTCGCGCATGTCGGCGAGACGGGGGAGGTCTTCGGCGAAACCGAGGCGCTCGATCAGTGCCGCGCAAAAATCGGGACGCTCGCGTTCGAGCAACTCTACGGCTTTGAGCGCAATGTCGAGCGTAGCTCTTGCCATCACACTGGTGAAGGCGTTGTTGTTGACGCGCTCGTGGTATTCGTCGGGGCCGTCCACATCAAGTATCTCGTAGCGGTCGCGTTCCGGCTTGTACCAGGCGTAGGAGTAAAAGAAACGGGCGCATTCGAGGATGACCTCGGCTCCGCCGTCCGTCAGTACATCCAGATCGCCGGTGAGGGTGGCATGCCGCCAGACGGCCAGCGCCACATCCGCGCTGATGTGCACCTGCTTGTCGCGGAAGTAGGTCCGCATCGGGCGGTTGGTGAGTACGTCGGTGATATTGAAAAGCGTGCAAGCGTCGTCGCCGGTTTCCTGGCTTTCCCAGGCGTAGTAGGCCCCGCGGAAGCCGTATTCGGCGGCCTTACGGCGGGCACCGTCGAGTGTGTGGTAG
The DNA window shown above is from Ruficoccus amylovorans and carries:
- the pgmB gene encoding beta-phosphoglucomutase, which encodes MNHLPDFISRARGALFDLDGVIVDTAKYHYLAWKRLANELRFDFTEADNERLKGVSRMRSLDILLELGKFDIGEALRERMSILKDNWYVEYISHMTQDEILPGAREYIQSLREQGVRIALGSASRNAPLILDKLHITDLFDAVIDGNSVTNAKPDPEVFLRGAKSLGLQPGECVVYEDAEAGVEAAHRAGMKAVGIGTSQTLPEADYIISGLHELVGKSVLQER
- a CDS encoding glycoside hydrolase family 65 protein → MSASLSSPSNPWSVSDEAYSANDVEKNGNKFLIGNGYLGLRGTLEEHGPAELAACTISGLYDRDGDKWREPVNAPAAFGVKVSANGEACSTLTASIVSHRQWLELDKAVHYRQTRLRLSGGNEITLASSRFLSLENKHLGVLRFSVNTQEDCELLIETGIDGDIWDINGPHLKDFRAAQIEGMLTLDAQTGELAIPVTTAAVVHGEKLPAPEFAAGPQSVYHRYRLQARAGDTFTFTKYIGLHTGADTEAPAASAADTVTNAATTGYESLLESHVRCWEKRWRNSDVRIEGDEDAQLALRYSIYHLLIACPTDDRASIPARGLSGQVYKGAIFWDTEIFMLPFFDHTQPELARHLVNYRYHTLDGARRKAAEYGFRGAYYAWESQETGDDACTLFNITDVLTNRPMRTYFRDKQVHISADVALAVWRHATLTGDLDVLTDGGAEVILECARFFYSYAWYKPERDRYEILDVDGPDEYHERVNNNAFTSVMARATLDIALKAVELLERERPDFCAALIERLGFAEDLPRLADMRDKLFIPAPDARTRVIEQFSDYFKLEDSTPAALKERLLDPNEYWGGANGVATSTQVIKQADVVLMLHLFSGSYDAATKAANWDYYEPRTEHGSSLSPCVYALLAAELGRTEWAYKYFLRTATIDLTGKSKQFVGPLYIGGTHPAANGGAWMAAVLGFGGLRTGEGDVVCIAPRLPSAWTGLSFRFCRRGQWFTVSVTTDEISVSADPVNTAQQDFNLDGTPRSCSPGETVKAARKNLPER